Part of the Candidatus Chlorohelix allophototropha genome, CCAGAAGTCGTGGGCAATAGCACTGGAAGCGGAGATGGTCAAACCTGCAACCACCGCGAGAATGGTAGCGAACGCCACTGCCGAGATCAGAGCAAAGAAGATAGTGCCGCCTACCGCTTGTGCCAACAGAGGAGCGCTCATGTTCGAGCCACCGTTAGCAGTAATGAGCGGGTCGGTTACCAGCATTGCCGAGCCGAAGCCCAAGAAGGTGGTCATCATATAGAAGAAGCCAATGATGAGCATCGCCCAGATTACCGACACACGAGCGGCGCGAGCGGTAGGCACAGTGTAGAACCGAACTAGGATGTGCGGCAATCCAGCAGTACCGAAGATGAGCGCCAGACCCAGAGAAATCAGGTCGAGCTTGCCATATACGTTGTTAGCCGGGTCGTCTTTGTACTTGTAGCCGGGCTTGCTGAAGTCAACTGTAGTTCCGGCGTTAGTGTTCGCATCATATTTGTTCTTCAGAGGTGTAGCAAGCGCAGTAACAAAAGTTGTTGTTACTTTAGTAGCCTTTACGGTATCTGCGCCTACGGTAATGTCTTTGTTGAGGGCAGGAGCAGCGGTCAGGGCTAAAGCGGCAACACCAGCTTTGGCATTCGCAGCGACGGTAAATTCTTTGTCAGCCTGCGTCACTTTAGTATCTTTGGCGACATCGGCGGTCAGTTTCTTATCCAAAGCCAGATTGTACTTGTTAGTTACACCAGTAACACCAACAGTTTCCTGATCCTTGGTAACACCACCAACAGTAACATTATTGAACTTCCCGCTGGCATCCTTGGAAGGAACCACGCTAAGTTCAATCGTGCTATCACCGGCGTTGGCTGCCGCAACGATAGCACCGGTGCGGATACGGGTAATCTCATCGAAGAAATTGCCGATATTGAAATTGAAGTTTGCCAGCACGATAATGCTCAAAACAATAGTACCAGCCATTAGTAGCAGCGCTTTGATAATCTGTACCCAAGTGGTGGCGAGCATACCGCCAAACACCACATACACAATCATCAAAATACCTACTATGACTACTGCCGTTTCAAAGTCCCAGCCAAATAGCAATTTGACCAGTGTACCGGCACCCACCATTTGCGCAATCATATAGAAAGTGCTAACGGTAATGGTGGAGAAAGCGGCAGCAGCGCGTACCGGCTTGGCTTTCAAACGGTAAGCTAGAATGTCCGCCATCGTGTACTTGCCACCGTTGCGGAGCGGTTCAGCCACTACCAACAACACAGTCAGGTAAGCTACTAACCAACCTACCGAATACATAAACCCATCGAAGCCGGAGAAGGCAATGATACCAGCGATACCGAGGAAGGAAGCGGCGCTCATGTAGTCGCCTGCTACCGCCACGCCGTTCTGCCACGCACTGATTTTGCGACCTGCGGCGTAGAACTCAGCAGCCGACTTGGTGCGGCGTGAAGCCCAGAAAGTAATACCGAGAGTTATCAACACGAAAGTCAAGAAGATCACAATCGCCGGTGTTTTGTCAGAATCAAGTTTGGTAAATAACTGGAAAGTGGCGCTACTGCCTCTCATTATTTGTTCTCCTTCCGGACGGGGCGACCGGCTTTTTCGTCGCTGTGCTTAACACTGGCTATAATCTTTGTGATCAACTTGTCAAATACATTGGTGGAAACCCGCAGATAAGCAAAAGCGATAGCCCAAGCCAAAATGAATTGGGAAAGCGCCATTACATACGCTAGGTTAATTGAACCGATAACATCGGTTTCCATCAAGCTTGGGAAGTAATTGATAAGCACCAACATCCCGAAGTAATAAACGATGAAGATGATCATCGCCGGGATAATGAAGTTGCGGCGAGCGCGGGTGAGTTTTTTGAAGTCCTCTCCTTGTTCAATCTCCTCGTACATGTGGGCTTTTGTAAGCAATTCCTCGCTTACATCATCCGAACCCTTTCCGGGTTTGTGTGTAACATTCGCCATTGATGTTCCCTCCTCATATGGCAACACTAACGGGGGGCATAATAACCCCACCAATGCTGAGCAGGCGCGAAAACTTGACCTACTTCGACACAGGTCAATTCACACACCAAAATAAGTTGTATAATTTTTCCAAAGTAATTTGGGTAAAGTACACTATGTATATGACTATAAGATACATGATATTATTTGGCAATACAACAAAATGGGGGTGAGATGTAAAAACGGGGCTGTTTCTTGCATTGTTCACACTTCAAATAATGTTTTTGCATTTCGGCGACGAAAATATGCATTTCAGCGTTCATATTTTCACTTTCAGGGGTAGACATTGCTATTTAGTATGAGTTAGAATATCACAACAATGCGTATTACATTCTTAGGAACCAGTTCGGGGACACCTACCCGTACCAGAAACGTTACCAGCATCGCGTTACAGTTACCACAACGTGCGGGTTTGTGGTTATTTGATTGCGGCGAAGGTACCCAACACCAATTCTTGCTTTCCAACTTAAGGCTTTCCCAGTTGGACAAGATATTTTTTACTCATCTTCACGGTGACCATCTTTTTGGGCTAGTGGGCTTGTTGGCGAGCCGTTCTCTACGCGGGGGGGAAATCCCGGCAGTAACCCTTTACGGACCTTCCGGATTGAAGGAATACGTAGAAAGTACCCTGCATTATAGCTATACACATCTGGGACATGATATTGAGATACAAACGGTTAAACCGGGTATTATATTTGAGGATAAAGAATTCATTATATCGTGCCTACCGCTAAAACACCGTGTAGAAAGCTATGGTTTCGCTATTACGGAACGAGAGCAAACCGGACGCTTTTTGGTAGAAAAAGCGCGTGAGCTTGGCATCACTCCCGGTCCGCTCTATGGGAAACTCAAAAATGGCGAATTAGTGACACTACCCGATGGTAGGATTATTGATGGCAAGGAGTTGGTTGGTTCACCACGCCGAGGGCGCAAGATAGTTTATTGCAGCGACACCATTTATTGCCAGAATGCTATTGAGTTAGCGCGAGGGGCAGATGTACTTATTCATGAGGCCACTTATACCGCTATAGACGAAGAATTAGCGGTGCGTGGTCAACACTCAACCGCATTGATGGCAGCAAAAGTCGCCAGAGAAGCTGGTGTCAAAACGCTTATTATTACTCACTTCAGCCCACGTTACGAAGCAGATGAAGGCAACGGCTTGAATGTAATGTTACAAGAAGCGCGCTCGATATTTCCTGATACCTTTATGGCAGAGGATTTTTGGAGTTATGAGGTAATAAGACCTAATATATAGAAAAATTTCTTAGGGGCAGCTTGCTATTAAGTGCAAAATTATAATCGTTGTTTGCCGCATTCTAATTGAAAAAATCTGATACCAACCCCCTTTACGGTTTTTATTTACATGGTATTATATTTATTAATAAGAATTTCAATGGTCAAACCTGATTGATACATTATTTGCATTTTAATGTATATGGGAACAGGTTTAATAAAAGGGAGAGAATTTATGGCAATGCAAATGGAGAGGGCAATGGCTGATGACGAGGAAGACGATTTTATAACGCTTCGTAAGGCAACCTCTGCGGATTATCATGCTATTCGAGAAGTAGCAACACTATCCCGGCTTCAATCTTTCAAGCATTATATGACGGAAGAAGAAGTACACGACGAGGTTGATATTTATTACAGAGATGCAGTTCTTAACGAAATCATCAACAACCCTGCCAATGCGATTTTTCTAGCAGAGCGTGGTACCCATCTGCTTGGCTATCTGAGCGTGCTTCCAAAAGATCGTCGTGGACATCCACGCCTTCTCCAATTCTATGTACGTCCCGATGTCCAACGACAGGGCGTAGGTGAGTTGCTTTATGAAAAAGCGCTCAACTTCCTGCACGAAGCAGGGATTAACGAAATGTACATCTCCACTATGGAGGAAAATGTCATCGGGCGTCGCTTCTATGAAAAGAAAGGCGCGAAATTGATCCAAGAGTACGACTCGATCTGGGATGGCAAAGTACATACTATCGTGGTTTATCTGGTCAAACTATTAGCCCATAAATAGTTTCGAACTTTTCGAGGGTCGTCTTTTAAAAGGCGACCCTTTTTTTATTTCCTCTGTGCAGGACGGTTGCAAGTTCGGAGAGGGGGTGTAGGTGGAACGCCTACCGAGGTATCGTATTGAACTCACCCTCTCTCTTCCTCTCCAGCGGAAGCAGCAGGTTATTGCCCTAAAAACGTTTCTTGCAACAACCCTGTTCCTCCATGCCAATTGATTGATGCCATGATGTGAATATATGTTAAAATTGAGCATATGAGCTATCATGAACCTTATAGAGTATAAGACATGCATTTTTAATAGCGGGAGGTAATTTATAACAATGAGTAGTTATAACCTTGACAAAGTGAGTCGAATTAAAGAGCAGAGAAGGCGTTGGGAAGATACCACTCTTAAGAAAACCATTGAGCGTGTACCAGAGCGTGCCTCGGAAGAAGGAGTTGAATTTACTACTATTAGCGGCATGAAAGTTAACCGCCTTTACACTCCCGCCGATGCTGAAGGTTTGGATTATGAACGCGATCTCGGCATGCCGGGTGAATATCCATTTACTCGTGGCGTGCATGCCAATATGTATCGCGCTAAAAACTGGACAATGCGTCAGTTTGCCGGATTTGGCACTGCCGAAGAAACCAACAAACGTTTTAAATATTTGCTGGAACACGGCGAAACCGGATTGAGCATCGCCTATGACTTTCCCACCCTGTACGGGCGCGATAGCGATGACCCTTTGAGCGAA contains:
- a CDS encoding GNAT family N-acetyltransferase codes for the protein MAMQMERAMADDEEDDFITLRKATSADYHAIREVATLSRLQSFKHYMTEEEVHDEVDIYYRDAVLNEIINNPANAIFLAERGTHLLGYLSVLPKDRRGHPRLLQFYVRPDVQRQGVGELLYEKALNFLHEAGINEMYISTMEENVIGRRFYEKKGAKLIQEYDSIWDGKVHTIVVYLVKLLAHK
- a CDS encoding solute symporter family protein, whose translation is MRGSSATFQLFTKLDSDKTPAIVIFLTFVLITLGITFWASRRTKSAAEFYAAGRKISAWQNGVAVAGDYMSAASFLGIAGIIAFSGFDGFMYSVGWLVAYLTVLLVVAEPLRNGGKYTMADILAYRLKAKPVRAAAAFSTITVSTFYMIAQMVGAGTLVKLLFGWDFETAVVIVGILMIVYVVFGGMLATTWVQIIKALLLMAGTIVLSIIVLANFNFNIGNFFDEITRIRTGAIVAAANAGDSTIELSVVPSKDASGKFNNVTVGGVTKDQETVGVTGVTNKYNLALDKKLTADVAKDTKVTQADKEFTVAANAKAGVAALALTAAPALNKDITVGADTVKATKVTTTFVTALATPLKNKYDANTNAGTTVDFSKPGYKYKDDPANNVYGKLDLISLGLALIFGTAGLPHILVRFYTVPTARAARVSVIWAMLIIGFFYMMTTFLGFGSAMLVTDPLITANGGSNMSAPLLAQAVGGTIFFALISAVAFATILAVVAGLTISASSAIAHDFWQNIIRNGQGTEKEQVTVARITAFIVGAISIGLAIFMKTANVAYLVGLAFAVAASANLPVVVYSLFWKRFNTVGAVTGIIVGLASSIILILIGPDGFAAKDGVVNFKDAIFPLENPGIISIPLGFLGAFLGALFTRETAAEAKFAEMYFRTSTGVGAE
- a CDS encoding DUF485 domain-containing protein, translated to MANVTHKPGKGSDDVSEELLTKAHMYEEIEQGEDFKKLTRARRNFIIPAMIIFIVYYFGMLVLINYFPSLMETDVIGSINLAYVMALSQFILAWAIAFAYLRVSTNVFDKLITKIIASVKHSDEKAGRPVRKENK
- the rnz gene encoding ribonuclease Z; its protein translation is MRITFLGTSSGTPTRTRNVTSIALQLPQRAGLWLFDCGEGTQHQFLLSNLRLSQLDKIFFTHLHGDHLFGLVGLLASRSLRGGEIPAVTLYGPSGLKEYVESTLHYSYTHLGHDIEIQTVKPGIIFEDKEFIISCLPLKHRVESYGFAITEREQTGRFLVEKARELGITPGPLYGKLKNGELVTLPDGRIIDGKELVGSPRRGRKIVYCSDTIYCQNAIELARGADVLIHEATYTAIDEELAVRGQHSTALMAAKVAREAGVKTLIITHFSPRYEADEGNGLNVMLQEARSIFPDTFMAEDFWSYEVIRPNI